The following DNA comes from Opitutaceae bacterium.
ATCAAACTCGAAAGGAAGGTAGCCGCCTTCGTGATGTCCCAGGTGGACACCGTTGCACCAGCAATCGGTTGCGAAATCCGCCGCACCGATGGTCAGGATCACGCGTTTCCGTCGCCAATGCCCGTTGCAGGGAATCTCAACTGTTTTCCGATACCAGCCGACTTCGTACCGTGGGGCAGTTCTATGATTGGCGCGAGTCACCTCGAGGGGATTGACGAATACGCGGGTGGAGTAATAATTGTTGTTTCCCGCGGCATCTCCCGCACCCCACGCGGCGAGCGACTCCCAGCAGAATGGCACAATGATTTGCTCCCGCCAATCGAGCCCGCCAGTTTCAAACCACTTGTCCTCAATGCCTCTTCTTTGGGGATCGAAGCGAAACTGCCACGCGCCATTCAAGTTAAGCCAATCGACCCCTTCCACCAATCCTCGCTGGCGGTCGGGACGTGGGTACTCGGGACGGGGGATGTAGTTTGAGGGAAACATGGGTCGACGATCTTTGCCGGTCTTGACACAGGTTAAGCCGTGGCAAGAGCTTCGCTTCGTTTCGCTCCTGCGAGTTTTGCGTAGAGTGTCAGCGCCTGGCCCACCACTTGGTCCATGTTGTAGTAGCGGTAGGTGGCGAGGCGGCCGACAAAGTGCACGCCCGGTGTCTCCTGGGCGAGCGCATGATACTTCTTGTAGAGTGCAGCATTGTCCGGGCGTGGAATGGGGTAGTAGGGATCCCCTTCCGCCTTCGGGAATTCATAGACAATGCTAGTGAAGGGATGCTCCTGTCCGGTCAGGTACTTGAACTCAGTTATCCGGGTGTATGCGTAGTCATTCGGGTAGTTCACAACTGGCGCCGATTGAAACACCTCCTTGAAGTGGGTCTCATGCTTGAACTCGAGACTCCGGTAGGGGAGCTTTCCAAACCGGCAGTCGAAGAACTCATCAATTGGTCCCGTGAAGATGAGCTCACCGTATTCGATCTCATTGATGATCTCTCGGTAGTCCGTGTTCAGCAGGACTTTGATATTGGGGTGGTCGAGCATGTTGCCGAACATGTGCGTGAACCCCCGTGCCGGCATAGCCTGGTAGGAGTCGAGGAAATAGCGGTCGTCGCGATTATAACGAACGGGGACTCGCGCAGTGACTTGCGCATCGAGTTCGGAGGGATCGAGACCCCATTGCTTCCGCGTGTAGCCTCGGAAGAACTTTTCGTACAACTCACGACCCACCGAGCCGACGACGACATCCTCGGAGGTTTTCACCTCCGCGACCTTCTCGGCGACCGACGCGAGATAGTCCTTCATTCCCTTCCCATCGAGGGAAAGTCCGTAGAGTTCGTTTACCGTCTCGAGGTTGATCGGAATCGGAACCAGTCTCCCGTCCACGCACGCCCTGACGCGGTGCTGGTACTGACGCCACTCGGTGAAGCGCGAGAGGTAGTTGAAGATATCCGCAGAGGCGGTGTGGAAGATATGCGGGCCGTACTTGTGGATCAATAGCCCGTGCTTGTCGTAGCAATCGTATGCGTTGCCACCGATGTGGTTCCGTTTGTCCACGACAAGTACCCGACATTGAGATCCGCGTGCGAGACGTTCCGCCAATACGCTGCCTGCGAAGCCGGCGCCAACAATAAGGTAATCAAACATACGAGGGAGCCGAGGTGGCGGTGGAGTTCTTGGAGGGGGCCATGGCCGTGCGTTTCGATAGCGAGACCTCCGCCTGTCGTTCCTTAATCGCCACCCGCATGTAACTTTCCATGCGCCCCAGATTGGCTTCCCAAGAGTTTTTTGCTGCGAGAGCCAACCCCTTTCGGATGCGTGATCGAGTTGGCGAGTCAATCTCTTGGCGGCACAAGGCAGCAAACTCCTCGTGGGACTCTGCTATCCGAGCGATTTCGAAAAAGTTCGACCGAACCTCGCCGAGGGCAGTCGAGACCACGGGTCGGCCAGCTGCCATGTACTCCAGAGCCTTTGTGGGATTGATGTACTCGGTGGCCGCGTTCAGTGCGAACGGCATCAGGCACACATCGAAGCCCTTCGTGATCGCGGGCAGGTCCGCGTAAGGCTTGCCGCCCAGCCAGTGCAGGTTGGCGCGCTTCGGAAAATCGTTCGGGTCGACTTTAATCGTGGGTCCGACCATCGCGATTGACCAGTTTGGGTTGGCGTCGGCGAGCGCGGCGAGAAGCAGGTAGTCAATCCGCTCATCAATGACCCCGAAGTAGCCGAGGACCGGCCCTTTCAAGGCGGCGACCGCGGGATCGATGGGAAACGACGCATCGCGGGCCTTGCCAAAATGCTCACAGTCGACACCGGTACCGATAAAGTGGGTGTTAGAATTGAGCGGCTTGCGTTTCTCAGCCATGCGGCGTCCGCCGCAGAAAACCACATCGGCACGCTGGACGAGCGCGCGGTCACGAGGCACGAGCTCAGGCCTTGCGCCCTTGAACTGGGAGAGTTCGTCCATGCAATCATAGACAATGGCCCGTTCCTTCAGGAAGGTATCAATATGCGCGGTCGAGGCCATCGGGTCATAGAACCACAGGACGGGTTGCTCGTATCGGCCTTCTTCGTCACTAGCCAGGAACTCCTGGAGAACACGTCGGCGCTCGTTGTCGAGGAACGCGACATCGTCCCAGCGCGACGGGGCGAAGCGCATGATCAGGACGGTGATATTTGGGTGATTCTCGACGCGGTAGCTGTGAACCACTGTGGATTCCTGGTCGCCCCGGTGAGACTCGACGAAAAGGATCGGGTGGCTTTTCGACAGACGGGAAAGATATTGCTGGGGTCGCTGCCACACCCAGTCCCAGGCGAGGTGCGAGAAAACGATTATTGGAAATGCTTCGAACTCCTCGCACCCGTCGGATTGGAGCTTGGCTCGCGCGGCGCCGCGATTGGGCGCGAATGAGGAGACCAGATTCGAAGTTGTAAGGGAGGAGGGAAGGAGTGACATGGGAGAGGGTGGAGTCATCGTAGGTAGTGTGTTGGAAGCCATTGTGTAGAGAGGGGAAGCCTCTGCCGTTTGATTGCATTCTAGTGTCATCCGTGCCGCGTCAGAAGCGGATGAAAGTCCGATTGGCAGGTGGTGGAAAACGTGTGACCTCACGCCCTTGCCCCCCAAGGAGAATCCCCCATGACATCCAATAGTTTTGGGCTGCACTGCTGACGAAGCGTCGATTATGCTTCAGCCATGAGTAATGCCGCGCTCGAGACCTTCCACCTTCCGGTGGCCTTCGACCTGTCCGCGCTATTTGCCTTCGCCGTAGCCGGCGCACTTGCCGGGATGCAGCGGCGGTACGACATTGTCGGAGTCTTTTTCCTCGGCTTGATTTCGAGCCTTGGCGGCACCC
Coding sequences within:
- the glf gene encoding UDP-galactopyranose mutase, with amino-acid sequence MFDYLIVGAGFAGSVLAERLARGSQCRVLVVDKRNHIGGNAYDCYDKHGLLIHKYGPHIFHTASADIFNYLSRFTEWRQYQHRVRACVDGRLVPIPINLETVNELYGLSLDGKGMKDYLASVAEKVAEVKTSEDVVVGSVGRELYEKFFRGYTRKQWGLDPSELDAQVTARVPVRYNRDDRYFLDSYQAMPARGFTHMFGNMLDHPNIKVLLNTDYREIINEIEYGELIFTGPIDEFFDCRFGKLPYRSLEFKHETHFKEVFQSAPVVNYPNDYAYTRITEFKYLTGQEHPFTSIVYEFPKAEGDPYYPIPRPDNAALYKKYHALAQETPGVHFVGRLATYRYYNMDQVVGQALTLYAKLAGAKRSEALATA
- a CDS encoding glycosyltransferase, producing the protein MSLLPSSLTTSNLVSSFAPNRGAARAKLQSDGCEEFEAFPIIVFSHLAWDWVWQRPQQYLSRLSKSHPILFVESHRGDQESTVVHSYRVENHPNITVLIMRFAPSRWDDVAFLDNERRRVLQEFLASDEEGRYEQPVLWFYDPMASTAHIDTFLKERAIVYDCMDELSQFKGARPELVPRDRALVQRADVVFCGGRRMAEKRKPLNSNTHFIGTGVDCEHFGKARDASFPIDPAVAALKGPVLGYFGVIDERIDYLLLAALADANPNWSIAMVGPTIKVDPNDFPKRANLHWLGGKPYADLPAITKGFDVCLMPFALNAATEYINPTKALEYMAAGRPVVSTALGEVRSNFFEIARIAESHEEFAALCRQEIDSPTRSRIRKGLALAAKNSWEANLGRMESYMRVAIKERQAEVSLSKRTAMAPSKNSTATSAPSYV